GCAGCCATGGCAGAACACTCCTTGGACAGTTGAGCCAACAGGGAAATTCCGGTGGGAACTTCCTCGATACCGACCCGCCTACTGGCGGGTTCGGTTCTGTAAGGTGGAGACTAGTTTCCGCGATACAGAATTTCAACGCTTTGTTGAGGTAGATCGCTGGGACTCTACTCCTCCTCCGACAGCGAAGGGAACGCCGGTGGCCAGCACCTCCGCCGCAGCACCCACAGGGGCCGACCGTGCCACCGGCGGCGTGCAGTCCGTCGAGCGCGCCTTCCAACTCCTCGAAGCCCTGGCCGACTCCGGCGGGGTGGCCACCCTGAGCGAGCTCTCCGCCACCTCCGGGCTGCCGATGCCGACCATCCACCGGCTGATTCGTACCCTCGTGGCGCAGGGCTATGTCCGCCAGGACACCGCCCGTCGCTACACCCTGGGCCCCCGGCTGATCCGGCTCGGCGAGACCGCGGGCCGCCTGCTCGGCAGCTGGGCCCGCCCGTACCTGGCCGAGCTGATGGAGGCCACCGGCGAGACCGCCAACCTGGCCGTGCTGGAGGGCGGCGAGGTGGTGTACGTCGGGCAGGTCCAGTCGCGCCGCTCGATGCGGATGTTCACCGAGGTCGGCCGCCGGGTGCAGCCGCACTGCACCGGAGTCGGCAAGGCGCTGCTGGCCCAGCTGGACGAGGCCGAGGCGCGCGGCGTGCTCGGCACCCAGCCGCTCCAGTCGCACACCCCGTACACCGTCACCGACCAGGGCGAGCTGTTCGCCCAGCTGGCCGTGGCCCGCGAGCGCGGCTACGTGGTGGACGACCAGGAGCAGGAGATCGGCGTCCGCTGCATCGCGGTCGCCGTCCCGGGCGCGCCGACCCCGACCGCGCTCTCGGTCTCCGGCCCCGAGGCCCGGATCCGCGCGCTGGAGGCGCAGGCGGGCAACACCGCGTTGGTCCCCGTGATGCGGCAGATCGCGAGCAGGCTCGGCCAGGTACTGGCCCCCTGACACACTCTGACGTTCCGACGGCCTGACGCCGGGTCAGTCCAGCATCAGCAGGCCGGCCTGGGACGCCGTCAGCTGAAAGACCGTGAGCTCCGGCTCGGCACCCACCTGGGTGAAGAGCCGGGGCGCGGCGGCCAGCTTCGGGTTGGACCTGACCGCCTCCAGCGCGGCCCGGTCCCGCCACAGGCTCTGCACCCGCCAGCGCCCGCCGGGGCCGCGCAGCAGCTCCGTCCTGATCAGCCCGTCCGGCAACGGGCCGGCCACCAGCTCGCGGTACGACGTCACCAACTCGGCCTCGCGGTCCGGCCCCACCACCGCGCTGACCTCACTCAAAACCTGTCCGGACACCGTCCTCACCTCCGTACGAATCCACGCTACGCCGATACAGTGCGTACCGGTGCGACTACGTTCGGCAGACAGGTGATGACGGTGACCAGATGGGTGATGGCGGGCCTGGCCGCTTCCGCGGCGCTGATGCTCGGCGCCACGACGGCGAGTGCGGTGCCCTCGAACTCCGACCTCGAGGTGGTCCGGCTGGACCCGGATCCGGCCCCGCCGGGCGGGACCACCACCGTGCACGGCTTCGTGGCCAACCTCGGCCCGCAGCGCACGGGCTCCTCGTTCACCGTGCTGATCGACCTGCCGGCCGGGTTCACCGCCGTGGGGCCGTACTTCCCGGCGAACTGCCGCTCCCTGTTCGGCCAGGTGGTGAGCTGTACCTTCCCCGCCGGTCTTGGCGCCCTGGAGACCGCGACCGCCCTGGTGCCGGTCCGGGTGAACGCCAACGTGCCCCACGGCACGGTGGCCGAGGGGCACGTCAGGGTGGTGAGCGTGGACGATCACAACGCCGCGAACGACCGTACGCCGTTCACGCTGACCGTCAGCTGAGGGTCCGGGTCAGCGGTACACGCGGACGTAGTCCGCGGCGAAGCTGATCGGCGCGGTGCCGGACGGTGCCGGGTGGTACTGCCCGGCACCCACCGAGAGGTTGAGGATCAGGTAGGCCGACCAGTCGGCGCCGACACCGGTGCCGTCGGAGAAGACCTTGGTCCCGTTCACGTACCAGTCGACGGAGTTGGCGCCGTAGTAGGTGCCGATGGTGACCCACTTGTCGTGGCCGACCGCGTTCGCGTCGGTGTAGTACTTCAGGCCGGACTTGACGTGGTTGGTCAGCTCCAGCAGCCCCGCGTTGTCCGGGTGGTACTCGAAGGAGTCGATCTCCCCGTTGCCGTTCTTCCAGGTCCACAGCGCGGGCCAGGCCCCGGAGCCGGCGGGCAGCTTGACCCGGGTCTCGGCGTAGTCGCCGGTCTTCACCTGGAAGCCCTGCGAGGAGTACTCGGTGGTGATCAGCCCGGTGTCCCAGGCCTGCTTGCCGCTCTCCAGGGTGTGGCTGGACGGCTTGGCGGTGAAGGTGGCCACGCCGCCGGAGACCGAGACGCCGCTGGTGTTCAGCCAGTCGAGCTTGTTGTCGTCCGGGTTGTGGTTGCCGTAGCGGTACGCGCTGCTGCGGTCGCCGACCCACTTGGAGCCCCAGGCGATCGGGCTGTCGAACTCGTCCGAGAAGGTGAGCGACTTGCCGGGGATCGGCGAGGTGCTCGGCGTGGGAGCCGGGGTCGGGGTCGGGGTGGGCGTCGGCGTCGGCGTCGGGACCGGCGTGGGCGTCGGCGTGACCGTGCCGCCGACGGTCAGCTTCTGCGACGGCAGGTTGTGCCAGCCACCGGAGTAGTCCTGCCAGAAGCCGAACTGGGTGTACGTCCCGGCGGGCAGCGTGCGGGCCGCACTGGTGAAGGTCACGCCGCTCGGGCAGATCTGCACGTTGCTCGCGTTGCCGGGGAAGTCGAGGTTCCGGCCGGCCGCGTCGCGGACGCCGACGCCGAGCGTCTTCGCGGTGAAGCAGGCGCTGGAGTGCACGGTCAGGCCCGCCTTGGCCGCGGTGTTCGCGGCCAGCGTGGTGGGGGTCAGCCGGTCCTGCGTGACGGTGGTGGCGGCCTGGGCCTGGCCGGCCAGACCGGTGGCGAACAGCGGTACGGCGACCAGGGCGGCCACACCGAGACGTGCGGGGGTAAGGGCGATACGCATGGGCAGGTCCTCGGCGACGCCTACGAGGTGAGCTGTCGGGTTCGGGCTGGAGGACTGCCCGGCCGCTGTGGGAGCGGCTTCACCCCGAGCGGGCCCGTACCGGAGCAGGGGGGACCGCAGACTGACCTGGTTCCCCCGCTCCTGCCCATGTTCGGTGATCGAGTACCCGACGCCGGGTGGGCAGGACTCGGCGTCCCGGCGGCGGGGCCCGCTCAGATGCGGACAACTCCATGCAGGCTAGGCAGGTCGTCCGTCCATCGACAACGAGACCTGTCTCACACGGCCTTCACGATCAGGCCAGCCAGGTCGTGATCTGAGTGGCGGCGGCCGGGGACCAGCCGAGTTCGAGGTGGTTGAGGCCGGTGAGCAGCTTGGTGGCGGCGACGGTGCCGATGCCGGTGGTGTCGAGGGCGCTGGCGGTGAGGACCAGGCCGTCGCTGGGGCCGCGGTTCTCGTTCAGCAGGCCGGGGAGGTCGGCGGAGCCGCCGGCCAGCAGGTAGGTGGGGACGCTCGCCGGGATGCCGGCCTGTTGCAGCGGCTTGATCAGCGAGCCCGCGTCGATGGCGGCCTGGATGCCCTGGCCGGAGGTGTAGTAGCCCTGGCCGCCGTAGTAGGTGGTCCACCAGTCCTGGGTGAGCTGGTCGACGCCGTACAACCCGTCCCAGCGGGCCAGGAGTTGGCGTTGGCCGGGGAAGCAGTCGTAGCCGCCGGTGGGCAGCACGCCGAGGCAGGGCTGCGCGGTGTAGGTGCCGTAGCAGGTCATGTAGAGGTGCGGGGAGGGCGCGTTGGCGGTGCCGCCGCAGGCGGGCCAGGTGGCCAGCGAGAAGCTCCAGCCGTGGGCGTAGACGTAGTCGAGACCGCCGTGCGGACCGCCGAGGGTGATCAGGCGGCGGACGTCACCGGCGTAGCCGCGTCCCCAGGACGGGCGGACCGAGGAGACGTAACTGCGGGCCGCCACCTCGCCCTTGCTCCAGGCGACCACGTCCGCCTGCGCCACGCCGAGCCGGTCCCGGATCAACGCCAGGGCGTCGCCGACCACTTGGGCCTGCATCAGGTTGTCGCCGTGCTTGTGGGCGAAGTTGACCGCGAAGACCCGGTGCCCGGCGGCGGCCAGCTGCTGTGCCAGGCCGGTCGAAGGACAGCCGGACGCCCCGCAGTTGCCGCTCTCGGCGGGGTTGGCCCAGGCCCGGTCGGCGTTGTCGTTGGCGCCGTGCACCAGCAGGACGGCGGAGCCCGTACCGGTGCTCCAGCCGGCGGCGGAGTAGAGCAGGAAGCGGGCCGAGGAGGGGCGCTTGACGCCGCCGAAGTACGTCAGCCGGGCGCCGTCCTGGTCGCCCCGGCCGTCGGCCGGGTACTGCTCGGTGCGGAAGCCCGGGGTGCTGTCGTAGTAGCGCTCGACCTTGGCCCAGCCGTTGCCCGGCGAGCCGAAGGTGGCCTCCAGGCTCAGGTACCCGGGTGGTGCGGCGGCGGCCGGGCCGAGCCCGAGGGCCAGCGCGGCGACGGTCAGCAGCAGGACGAACAGACGTCTCATGGTGGGCTCCGTGGGGGTGCGGCACAGGGGTCAGCACACCGTAGGAGCAGGGGCACCGTTCACCCATGTGACGAACACACATCCGGCACTTCGGTCGCATGGCGGTACGCCACAAGTCACCCGAGTTCCACGGCAGTTACGCGCGGGTGAAGTGTTGCCGCAGCACTTCCGCAGCGGTCTGACATGCCCTCACAATGACAGCCATGCGAATCACTCTACGCGCGTTGAAGACCCGCGCCGCCTCCGTCGCCGTCGTCGGCCTGGTCACCCTCGCCCCCACCGCCGTGTTCGCCACCGACGCCTCCGCCACGGTCAGCGGCAGCATCTGTCTGACGGCACTCCCGAGCCAGGGCCGGGACACCATCAGGCTGATCGACGCGGGCGGCCCGTTCCCCTACAGCCAGGACGGCATCGTCTTCCAGAACCGGGAGAGCGTGCTGCCCTCCCAGTCACTGGGCTACTACCACGAGTACACCGTCAAGACGCCGAACGTCTCCACCCGCGGCGCCCGACGGATCGTCACCGGCAAGGTCTTCCACGAGGACTACTACACCGCCGACCACTACGCGACCTTCCGCAAGGTCAACTTCGGCTGCTGACCCGCCCATCCGCCGTGTCCCGCTCCACCGGACCTTCCCGGTGGAGCGGGCCGGTCAGCGCGCGGTCAGCCCCTGCTGGATCGCCAGCACCGCCAGCCGCACTCGGTTCGGGCTGCCGGTCTTGGTCATCAGGTTCGACACGTGCGTCTTCACCGTGGTGATCCCGATGTGCATCCGTTCGCCGATCTCGGTGTTGGACAGCCCCTCCGCGACCAGCCGGAGCACCTCCCGCTCGCGGTCCGTGAAGTGCGGCGCCTCGCGTCGCCGGTCGTCCTCGGTGTCCCAGGCCGTGGCGGCCCGGGACACCACCCGCCGCAGCACGCTGGAGCTGTACGGGCTCTCCCCCTGGACCGCCCGGCGGATCGCGTCCAGCACCGACTCCGGGGACACGTCCTTGGCCAGGAAACCGCAGGCCCCCGCGCTGAGCGCCGGGTAGAGCCGGTCGTCGTCGTCGAAGGTGGTCAGCACCACCACCCGGGTGGCGGGCCGCACCCGGAGAATCTGACGGGTCGCCATGATGCCGTCCATCCCGGGCATGTGCAGGTCCATCAGGACCACGTCCGGCTGCAGCCGCTCGGTCAGCCGCAGCGCCTCCGCGCCGTTCACCGCCTCACCGGCCACCGTGATGTCCGCCGTGGACTCGCAGAGCATCCGCACACCCGCCCGCACCAGCTGCTGGTCGTCGGCGATCAGCACACTGATCACAGCCGGCTCCGAACCGGTGCCGCCGAGGCGGGCAGGCTGGCGGTGAGCCGCCAACCGCCGGGCACCTTCCCGACGTCGATGGTGCCGCCGACCAGCGCGACCCGTTCGCGCATGCCGAGCAACCCGTAGCCGGGGCCGTCCTGGTGCGGCAGGTCCAGCCCGGCCGGCCCGTTCCGGCGCGGCAGATCGTTCTCCAGGTCCAGCTGCAAAGTCCCCTCCTCCATCCCCACCCGGAGCCGCACGGCGGCGTCCGGCCCGGCGTGCTTGGTCACGTTCGCCAGCCCCTCCTGGACCAGCCGCAGCACGGTCAGGCTCCGGATCGCGTCCAACTCCGAGATCCGCGGGCCGATTTCGGCCTCGATCTTCAGCCCGGCCTGCCGGGACCGTTCGACCACTCCCTGCACGGCGGCCGGCAGGCCGGTGGCCTCCGCGAGCAGCGGCTCCAGGTGCTGGGGCGGCAGGTCGTGGCCGACCGGCTCGCGCAGGGCGGCGAGCAGTCGCCGCAGGTCGGTGAGCGCGGTGGTGGCACTCGCGTGCACGTCGTCCAGCACCTCGGCGAGCCGCTGGTCGGTCCGGGGCAGGACGTGCCGCGCCACGCCCACCCGGAGCACCGTGGAGGCCAGATGGTGCGCCACCATGTCGTGCAACTCCCGGGCGATCGCCGCCCGTTCACCCATCCTGGCACCCCATTCGGCGATGTCCCGGCTGTGCTCGGCCTCCCGGGCGCGCTCCTGGGCGGTGCGGGTCGCCAACTCCGCCGAGCGGATGTAGCCGGCCAGCAGCACCGGGACGCTGACGATCACCGCCGCCCGGTAGAGGGCGGATCCGATGCCGTCGGCGGTATGACCGGCGGAGACCAGCTGAGCGGCCATCAGCGCCACCGCGGCCACCGTCGTGGATCGGCCCCACCGGCGCACCGCCAGTTCGAACAGCGCGGCGCTGGCGCCGACCTTGACCTCGACCAGCACCACCGGTGCGGACAGCTCGGCCAGCGCCAGCATCCCGGCCTGGCCGAGCGCCACCGGCAGCAGACGGAAGCCGCCGAGCGAGGCCAGCACCAGCACAGCCAGGCCGACGAACCAGTCCATCGCCCCCAGTTCGGCGGGCGTCCGCAGGAGCAGCAGATAGCCCAGGCCGAAGGCCACCAGTGCCAGCCGCATCGGCCCGAACCGGCGGTTCTTGAAGAGACGTCCGATCAACTCACGCGCCACAGCTGAGACTTTACGGCGGCGGCCGCCTTTCATGATCCTCCCCCAGGGGGAGGGCAGTCTCCTCCTTCAGGCCACCCGGCCGGCCCTTCGGGCCGCCCGTTCCGACCGGTCGCCCGAGGCACCCGCGCCCCTCCCGCCGGAAGTCTGGACACGTCCACACTCCACCTCTGAAGGAGCGCCCAAGTGATCGCGTCAATCGGGAGATTCGCCGCCGCGAACCGGCGGTGGGTCATCACAGCTGCGGTCCTGTTCACCCTGCTGGCCGGCGGCTGGGGCACCGGTGTGTTCGGTGCCATCACGGGCGGGGCCGGGTTCGACGACCCGGCCAGCCCGTCGGTCAAGGCGGACCAGGTGCTCGCCGGACCGCTCGGCCGGCAGGCCGACGACGTCGTGGTGATGTACCGCAGCGCCGACCGTCCGGTCACCGACCCGTCCCTCGCCGGACCGATCCAGGCGGCCGTGGCCGCCGTGCCCCGCACCGACCTGGAGCGGGTGGACACCTACTGGTCCACCGGCGGCGACCCGGACTTCCTCAGCAAGGACGGCCACGCCACCTATGTGGCCCTGCAGTTCAGGTCCTCGGACGACCAGGAGCGGGTCAAGGCCCTGCAGGCCGTCCGGGACAGCTTCGAAGTCCCGGGCACCGACGTCCGGTTCGGCGGCGTCACCGCGATGACGGAGCAGGTCAACGGGCTGACGGGGAAGGGCATCGGGCGGGCCGAGCTGCTCTCGGTGCCGCTGTTGCTGGTGCTGCTGGTCCTCATCTTCCGCAGTGCCGTCGCCGCCTCCATCCCGCTGGCCGTCGGCGCGGTGGTGGCCCTCGGGTCCTTCGCGGTGCTCCGCGTGCTCACCCTCGTGGTCCCCGTCTCGAGCAGCGTGATCAACGTGATCACCATCCTCGGGCTCGGACTCGCCATCGACTACGCGCTGTTCATGGTCAACCGGTTCCGGGAGGAACTCGCCGCGGGAGCGTCGGTGGACGCCGCCGTCGAGCGCACCAGCGCCACCGCGGGCCGCACGGTGGCCTTCTCCGGCCTGGCGGTCGCCATCTCCTTCACGGGCCTGACGCTCTTCCCGTCCCGCTTCCTGAGCTCGATGGGCTACGCGGGCGTCTCCGTGGTCGCCTTCGCGGTGATCGCCTCGCTGACCCTGCTCCCCGCGCTGCTCCGCGTCGCCGGCCACCGGATCAACTCCTGGCGGGTACCGATGCCGTGGGACCGGCGGGGCGCAGCGCTCCGGCCGGAGAGCCACGGCCGGTGGTACCACGCGGCCAAGGTCGTGATGCGCCGTCCGCTGCTCACCAC
This genomic interval from Kitasatospora gansuensis contains the following:
- a CDS encoding MMPL family transporter, with translation MIASIGRFAAANRRWVITAAVLFTLLAGGWGTGVFGAITGGAGFDDPASPSVKADQVLAGPLGRQADDVVVMYRSADRPVTDPSLAGPIQAAVAAVPRTDLERVDTYWSTGGDPDFLSKDGHATYVALQFRSSDDQERVKALQAVRDSFEVPGTDVRFGGVTAMTEQVNGLTGKGIGRAELLSVPLLLVLLVLIFRSAVAASIPLAVGAVVALGSFAVLRVLTLVVPVSSSVINVITILGLGLAIDYALFMVNRFREELAAGASVDAAVERTSATAGRTVAFSGLAVAISFTGLTLFPSRFLSSMGYAGVSVVAFAVIASLTLLPALLRVAGHRINSWRVPMPWDRRGAALRPESHGRWYHAAKVVMRRPLLTTLAAVALLVGLGAPFLGVNWARPGDWVLPSSADARVVTQQFGTDFRQDPTRTVTAVVTLPSPASGQTGPLGEYAARLNSVPGVRDATVTNTHENLARITAYYSMDPMSREARTMVDGLRAQTPPPAATTRFTGMPASRVDIVDMIGSRAPWMALFVAVVSSLVLFLAFGSVTIPLKSVLLNLLSLSAAFGAIKLIFQDGYLHDLLGFTPIGAIDANFPVLIVAIAFGLAMDYEVLLLSRIKESYDRTGDPDESIALGLQRTGKLITSAALLLVVVVCGFLASSVAFLQMIGVGLVIAIVVDATLVRAVLVPATMKLLGHRAWWAPAPLTRIRRRRGSR
- a CDS encoding antibiotic biosynthesis monooxygenase, with translation MSGQVLSEVSAVVGPDREAELVTSYRELVAGPLPDGLIRTELLRGPGGRWRVQSLWRDRAALEAVRSNPKLAAAPRLFTQVGAEPELTVFQLTASQAGLLMLD
- a CDS encoding sensor histidine kinase; protein product: MARELIGRLFKNRRFGPMRLALVAFGLGYLLLLRTPAELGAMDWFVGLAVLVLASLGGFRLLPVALGQAGMLALAELSAPVVLVEVKVGASAALFELAVRRWGRSTTVAAVALMAAQLVSAGHTADGIGSALYRAAVIVSVPVLLAGYIRSAELATRTAQERAREAEHSRDIAEWGARMGERAAIARELHDMVAHHLASTVLRVGVARHVLPRTDQRLAEVLDDVHASATTALTDLRRLLAALREPVGHDLPPQHLEPLLAEATGLPAAVQGVVERSRQAGLKIEAEIGPRISELDAIRSLTVLRLVQEGLANVTKHAGPDAAVRLRVGMEEGTLQLDLENDLPRRNGPAGLDLPHQDGPGYGLLGMRERVALVGGTIDVGKVPGGWRLTASLPASAAPVRSRL
- a CDS encoding ribonuclease domain-containing protein, with translation MRITLRALKTRAASVAVVGLVTLAPTAVFATDASATVSGSICLTALPSQGRDTIRLIDAGGPFPYSQDGIVFQNRESVLPSQSLGYYHEYTVKTPNVSTRGARRIVTGKVFHEDYYTADHYATFRKVNFGC
- a CDS encoding esterase/lipase family protein, yielding MRRLFVLLLTVAALALGLGPAAAAPPGYLSLEATFGSPGNGWAKVERYYDSTPGFRTEQYPADGRGDQDGARLTYFGGVKRPSSARFLLYSAAGWSTGTGSAVLLVHGANDNADRAWANPAESGNCGASGCPSTGLAQQLAAAGHRVFAVNFAHKHGDNLMQAQVVGDALALIRDRLGVAQADVVAWSKGEVAARSYVSSVRPSWGRGYAGDVRRLITLGGPHGGLDYVYAHGWSFSLATWPACGGTANAPSPHLYMTCYGTYTAQPCLGVLPTGGYDCFPGQRQLLARWDGLYGVDQLTQDWWTTYYGGQGYYTSGQGIQAAIDAGSLIKPLQQAGIPASVPTYLLAGGSADLPGLLNENRGPSDGLVLTASALDTTGIGTVAATKLLTGLNHLELGWSPAAATQITTWLA
- a CDS encoding response regulator codes for the protein MISVLIADDQQLVRAGVRMLCESTADITVAGEAVNGAEALRLTERLQPDVVLMDLHMPGMDGIMATRQILRVRPATRVVVLTTFDDDDRLYPALSAGACGFLAKDVSPESVLDAIRRAVQGESPYSSSVLRRVVSRAATAWDTEDDRRREAPHFTDREREVLRLVAEGLSNTEIGERMHIGITTVKTHVSNLMTKTGSPNRVRLAVLAIQQGLTAR
- a CDS encoding IclR family transcriptional regulator, producing MASTSAAAPTGADRATGGVQSVERAFQLLEALADSGGVATLSELSATSGLPMPTIHRLIRTLVAQGYVRQDTARRYTLGPRLIRLGETAGRLLGSWARPYLAELMEATGETANLAVLEGGEVVYVGQVQSRRSMRMFTEVGRRVQPHCTGVGKALLAQLDEAEARGVLGTQPLQSHTPYTVTDQGELFAQLAVARERGYVVDDQEQEIGVRCIAVAVPGAPTPTALSVSGPEARIRALEAQAGNTALVPVMRQIASRLGQVLAP
- a CDS encoding glycoside hydrolase family 16 protein: MRIALTPARLGVAALVAVPLFATGLAGQAQAATTVTQDRLTPTTLAANTAAKAGLTVHSSACFTAKTLGVGVRDAAGRNLDFPGNASNVQICPSGVTFTSAARTLPAGTYTQFGFWQDYSGGWHNLPSQKLTVGGTVTPTPTPVPTPTPTPTPTPTPAPTPSTSPIPGKSLTFSDEFDSPIAWGSKWVGDRSSAYRYGNHNPDDNKLDWLNTSGVSVSGGVATFTAKPSSHTLESGKQAWDTGLITTEYSSQGFQVKTGDYAETRVKLPAGSGAWPALWTWKNGNGEIDSFEYHPDNAGLLELTNHVKSGLKYYTDANAVGHDKWVTIGTYYGANSVDWYVNGTKVFSDGTGVGADWSAYLILNLSVGAGQYHPAPSGTAPISFAADYVRVYR